The DNA window GATCTTGAAGAAATACTTTCACCAATTCCACGTAAAACCTGAAAATGAAGCACAAGCAACAAAGTAGTTCAAATGAAGACCACAAGTTATGTACTCAACGCTCAAAAGGGGGTATTTCAGCTAAAGGATCACAAATAGTGACAAGATTTTtagcataaaatataaacaaccCAAAAGATGGTGTTTACAAGAGAGGGACAAGTGCTTACGAGAGAGGGGCATATCGAAGTAAACAGTGAACCCATGGCATAGATAATGCAGTCAACGCTGTTCAGCTGGTCTAAGACAGATGGATTTGCAGAAGGAAATACCTGtaaaaaaccatataaaatcaTGAGAAAGTATTTCAAATCGAGAACGCATTTATTCCTAGCCCTTGAGTCTGGTTATTAGAAGCATGTAACATGTGCACATAGCATAATCACAAACTCAAATTATGCGTCGTGATCCAGTGATATAAGCTAAAAGAGGTCCTACCTCATGCAATAAATTGCTGCCTTCGCTAGACATGTAAAAGACCCGCTTTATTCTTGAAGGAAGAGTTCGAGCTGAAGAGTGACTCTGTAGAAGAAACCACCTCTTCAATCAAACATACAGGAATTTACACTGTGATGCAGTAACCAAAGAAAAATAGAAGATGAGTTGACAAATAAGACCAGGACCTGTCCAATAATAAAACCTCAAATCGTATGAACTGATAACACAGTGCTATACTGGCAAAAATTGAGGGATTTTATCAATCACTACCAGCCAGCGGAAGTAAAGAGGTATATCAACATATGTCAACTTTTAATCATATTTACCTTATCTATAGGCTGCATAGATCCACTGGTTGGATGTGAAATTTCATTCTGACCCCGTATTATGGTTCCATCCTAGAAATCGATCAGAAAAAAGTGTAAATTTAAAACTTGTGACATCAACTCATAATTAAATTTCACAAGCCTGGCATGGTGCGATGTCAGAAAGCATCCTATGGCGAAATACATGTATTCGTACCCATAATTCACAACCCAAGGTAAGCCTATCATTTGTGGATATAACTGGTAGGACCAGACTTTCTGTTGGAATTTGTGACACACGTGAAAACAAGAAAATTGCAGCATCTAGAGACTGAAAGAATATCCGAGCTCCAGCAAAGAAAAAATTTCCGATGCTGCAAGTAAGAGAAGAATGACCTGATATTCATTTTGGTTTTGAAATAAAAAGAGCAAACATAACACATATACAGCATGTTGATTCGATCCTGCATTGAATTATAATTTGCAAAGGAAACTCTACCAATTAATGAAATCCAGAGATAGACAGACAGTAGTAATACATTCAATACAAGAATATGTATTTTGGGAATTTTTCACAAATAACTGGGTACCTTCCGTTGCTGAAACAGAATACTTCATCCGACCTTCTAAGGATCTGCAAATTATAGTTTTTCCCTATATTTATAATGAGCATAATTGTATAAACCACTATAACAGAAACGTGGTAATACTGGTGTGGACTGTTTATTCTAGAAAATTCAGCATATTCCAAAGACGGCATCAAGGATATTATATGGTCTCGCCAAATTTGGCACATATATAAAATCACTAAATAGACAATGGTTAAAGACAATTAGCCCTTACATTCTAACAGATCATTCAAACGAAATACTATTCAAGAGATTCAAAACATAATTAGTGACCAAAGCTAATATACCAAATGCTAACTCAAATCAATACTCTTTGGGgctgttcggtttgcaagattatatttcATGATTGAATATGTattgtgtttggttcataagattgaatcccacaacttaatcctagatggatagtcttatgataattagtcatagccacCCCCTCCagctaaaataatctcacaacttaatcctagttGGATAATCGTATAATAATGAGTAATGGCAACCGAACGTCAGAAAAACTATGAAAATACTTTCCGTgccaaaaaaatagaaaacactAATGCAGTAATGCCTTTTAACAAGGACCAAATGATCCTTCTTGGAGAAGTGGAAATCAATTAGCCCTACCAAAGAAACAGAGTAGTGACCACTAGGCAATACGAAGCTATTTCAGGAATTAAGTTAGAACAATGAGATATGCCACTTGAGAACGCACTGAGTAATAAGAGCAACATGCTCCGGACAAATACGGACCTGATCCTGGAAATAAACCAAAAATGCTCGAATAGTCTCCCTGTATGCTTTTGAGACACCTGTCCAAAGAGAATGGTTTCCTTCTACAATATCATACCTGTTGAATTGTCAACTTATCAGACAAGCAATCATTGTTCAAAACATACAATAACTTCGCAAGAAGATCTCAAGACTTCATATGAAAATAGCCCAAAGGAGAATAAAGAACCAGTGGAAAGAGATCACTAAAACACGATTTCTCTCATTACCATTCGAACTTCGCCTTTTGTGCTTCAAGGGGCAACCGGTGACCTAGCAATGTCCGAACTGCAAGAGCCTCAGAGGAACTCGGATCAGATAGTCTCAAGCATCTCGATCGAATGTCTCCAACAGCTGGCCCTCCTGCAAACAAGAATCCATGTCAGTATCACATGATTCCTCAAAGCCTATTTCAGTTCCTGAAATGACAGGGTCAATATACAACACACCAAGAACACGAACAATCTCCGCCGTGCTCCCTCCATCATCAGAAACAGGGAGAACATGAGCCACATGGACTGTTAAGCTCTTAAGCTCTTCCACAACACCATTGAAGGCAGTTCCTCCTGCAACACTGCAAAGTTTCAATATTGCTTCGACACTGAAAGATGATGAAAATTTTCGTTTCACATAGATATAATGCAGGGTTTATATCAAATTCTCCACTACAACTACATGAACCTTAGATTCCGATTcacccattttttttatttcaaacatATTAACATGGCAGTGCTAAAATCACATTAATTGATTAAAATGCAAAAACGGGTTAGCAGTTGAGAGCACAATCACAATCTTGAATCAAGACTTGTACAAAGTTTTCTTGTTCATTTAATCCTAATTAGGCATTGATCAAGGCTTAATTACCAGGAAATCATCAAGAACTAACATTCAAATCCTAGCATTACGAAATCCAAAACACCCAATTCTTCATTTCCTAAAAAAACTAACCATAAAGAAATCACCAAGAAAGTAAAAAAGATGACGTACCCGAAAAGACAAGCAAAGAGGGCTGAGAGGAGACGCTCTTTGGAGAGGTGGAAGCATAAGGGCAGTGAGAATGGTGGGTGGGATTAGAAGAGGGAGCCATGAGAGAGAGGTTTCGGGAAAATGGCGTGGAACGgtgatgagagagaaagaagggaaATGAGATTTGATATGGGGTATTTAAAAGAGAAAGAGGAGGCATGAAAGGCGGGGGTCCCAAACAAGTATCCGCCATAATCACTGTTGTTCAAGGCAACACTCTCGTCCACCTGAAATTCAGAATCTCCTATTTCCCTTCtatttttcttcttcctcatttctAATTATATCTTCTGCCTTTCAAAGCTTTTGtcttatagtagtagtatgaaTTTTGAAATGCATTTACTTCAAATAAAAACTATGTTGAAGACTTGAGTTTGAAATACTACCCTCTTATAAGGCGGATCTCCTACTCCATATTCATCAGGGCATCAGATATTTCTCGATTAATTTTCAAATATCGGATCTAGCTTAGGTACTTATATTTTGGAAAAATCTAAATTATCAGATTGGATATTGGGTATGCTCGAATGGATAACCTGATTTTATTAGTCAATTAATTTTTACACACAAATTCCATATAATTCCCTTCTTTAATCGGAGGTTAGATTTATAactgaattaattaaaaagccAATAAAACAAGGGCAATGATAAACGTACATAATTGTATATACATAGtttaactttttttaacatttaatattgaaaatcgttttataaacattaattGATTTAGAATAAATTTCATACTAACCATTTTGCAACCTCTCGAAAAAGATTAAAAATTTAActtaatatttgtatatttaagcaaaaaatattttcttattaaaaattgtataattaattgGAATCAatctcaaaataatattatgattcgacataaaatttctatatcacttctttcttattgctacatataatacaataaataacaaaactaattttttattaaattcacttaaatttaaaaatttaaggatattatatatatgtacaatTTACGTACATTTACCTTTTCTCTTTAAGAAAAATACCAATTTAATCCATTCTTTAATTGATTCAAATTGGACAAGGCTTAACTCGTAGTTCCAAATTCAGTTACACACAGAATATGGATAGAAAAGTGATGAAAGAAGATGTTTACGAGTTAGGATCCTTACCAGTTACCAAAGACCTTTGGGTTTTTATCAATGAATTTGAAGACAATTTAATGACTAGTTTCACTGAGAAAGAAATATAAAATGGGCTCAGCTATCCAACTATGAATATTATATACTGTATTAGATAGtaattgtaataataataatgataagaATATGTGTTTATATGAGCAACTTAGTTAAAATATACTTGTGCAATATTTTGGTGCGGCACCACTTGAATAATTTAACTTTGTCGACGTGGgttatgaaattaaattctttaaacaacaaataaaaacaaagatTCATTTTATCAgatccaaaaaaagaaaaatacatatgCACCAGCCGGGAATCGAACCCGGGTCGTGGCAGGGTACTATTCTACCACTAGACCACTGGTGCTTGATGTATAATGTAATAAGTTATAACTATATATTCAAATGCATTATTGATTCCCCACAAGAAATGGTCAATATTCAGATGCAAAATGTACTTAATGAATGGAGTTGATACAAAAAGTCAACCCA is part of the Salvia splendens isolate huo1 chromosome 6, SspV2, whole genome shotgun sequence genome and encodes:
- the LOC121808153 gene encoding uncharacterized protein YNL011C-like → MADTCLGPPPFMPPLSLLNTPYQISFPFFLSHHRSTPFSRNLSLMAPSSNPTHHSHCPYASTSPKSVSSQPSLLVFSGGTAFNGVVEELKSLTVHVAHVLPVSDDGGSTAEIVRVLGGPAVGDIRSRCLRLSDPSSSEALAVRTLLGHRLPLEAQKAKFEWYDIVEGNHSLWTGVSKAYRETIRAFLVYFQDQILRRSDEVFCFSNGSIGNFFFAGARIFFQSLDAAIFLFSRVSQIPTESLVLPVISTNDRLTLGCELWDGTIIRGQNEISHPTSGSMQPIDKSHSSARTLPSRIKRVFYMSSEGSNLLHEVFPSANPSVLDQLNSVDCIIYAMGSLFTSICPSLVLRGIGESISSRSCPKVLLLNGTHDRETGGFTASCFVTAIADALNRTYGDPHKSLNSPPNQYINTIFVPKGGQILIDTDKLAAQGISRVITVESVHDAAAGIIYDPTSLIQSMANLLTESTTKDMTST